A genomic window from Methanobrevibacter sp. TLL-48-HuF1 includes:
- a CDS encoding adhesin, whose amino-acid sequence MRKKFLTVFFILLFLLCLSVVSATDENTNSSIVAQDYDGNEFYVDLGGDDSNSGQLNSPFNSINKAVEVSNPRDNVVIHLGEGTFEGNGNVMISINKAHLSQGGSITIVGAGADKTIIKGSSAYYAFNIYADSVVTLRDLSIVDCKSVEGGAICNSGTLLVDNCIFRNNFAFNAGGAISSIENGDCKIYNSVFINNSVTCNDEYGNANGGAVYSLKSDLLVDSCRFVGNFAKGNCLNAISGGAIYVGAYLNNVPSVKNSNFINNYVVSTSFRTNWEYAKGGSIYMINCNLFNDSFINSSVTGNNGVGGSYYSEPKYLNSISNILRINSSVNGVLESNIYPADYDGKYSNEVVVYVSVNGNDENGNGSFNNPYATIANAIAKSAGNVYNLKVYLLDGVYSGAGNTNISLPSSMNIQIAGIGSKVIIDGSGSNWFAANERSISGFKYVLSNLNLINFKAKSTGYKKENNIGVISNYADLTIDNCIFKNIIGSSISNYDLANLKVISSSFVDSKHLGFYGGVLFNYDANARFYNCIVNNYSSTDIFYSTAVNTENVYLEFFNSTFKNLKSFDSRCKFLGASNTNVTMSYVNYADNDCNFAVAYDKSFVKIDNSVFKNSNWLSGSVNGMIWDVCNSSFININSLTFSSINDYKSNFNGCLFDGGNVEFRGNTITVGNSSFYNNKVIIVNNDNQKGNLDFNYNYWNNNNPKNMIDTTANVKLNYWIVKHLSAENLFNDSYKVVISYKLFDGSNYKNYDVRYVPVKPVRFILITSKGSNSLDSGTLINDIFEFINTANDDRNVVVSFTDNTKLNITLYNQHKVDTNIDLSQKTAKIGDIVEINVNIKDNKTGLAVDFGIVEIYLNNKLISSNNVTGLAISKSITVDESKSFYNISVIYKGNNKYADSSNSAILRISSIPLETVIISKDLTKYYKNGSQFDVVLKDVLGNVLVGKIVKITINGVTYNKITNDKGEARLSINLFPGVYNITVLFEDDDNYVKSLNTNKIVVLSKIITKFVDNNKFIVKLVNDDGTPKTNASLAIIANGVQYNRITNGSGEARLNVRLNPNNYIFAVTDGQEVVSSSVNVLSTIETSDISMFYKDGTRFAAKLYDSNGKIVSNKEVAITVNGVTYNKLTDSNGVAYLNINLNPGVYGISASYDGKTVYNTISIAAMPVTIVSSSIHIQQGTFYKVKFSDALSNPIIGQKVGIFVNGVMYYRETDDLGVASLKINLNPGHYMITSGLLSNAYEAKTMNNIITVSGGYL is encoded by the coding sequence ATGAGGAAAAAATTCTTAACAGTATTTTTTATTTTATTGTTTTTACTATGTTTGTCTGTAGTTTCTGCAACTGATGAAAATACTAATTCCAGCATAGTTGCTCAGGATTATGATGGAAATGAATTTTATGTTGATTTAGGTGGAGATGATAGTAACTCCGGTCAACTTAATAGTCCATTTAATTCAATAAATAAAGCAGTAGAAGTATCTAATCCTCGTGATAATGTTGTTATTCATTTAGGGGAAGGTACATTTGAAGGAAATGGAAATGTAATGATATCAATCAATAAAGCTCATTTAAGCCAAGGTGGTTCAATAACTATTGTTGGTGCAGGAGCTGATAAAACTATAATTAAAGGAAGTAGTGCATATTATGCATTTAATATATATGCTGATTCTGTAGTTACTTTAAGAGATTTATCTATTGTTGATTGTAAAAGTGTTGAAGGTGGTGCAATATGCAATTCCGGTACATTGTTAGTTGATAACTGTATTTTCAGGAATAATTTTGCATTCAATGCCGGGGGAGCTATATCTTCTATAGAAAATGGGGATTGTAAAATTTATAACTCAGTATTTATTAATAATTCAGTTACCTGTAATGATGAATATGGGAATGCTAATGGTGGAGCTGTTTATTCATTAAAAAGTGATTTATTAGTTGATTCCTGCAGATTTGTAGGTAATTTTGCAAAGGGTAACTGTTTAAATGCAATTTCTGGAGGAGCTATTTATGTAGGTGCTTATTTAAATAATGTTCCTTCTGTGAAAAACAGTAATTTTATTAATAATTATGTTGTTTCAACAAGTTTCAGAACAAACTGGGAATATGCCAAAGGCGGATCTATTTATATGATAAACTGTAACTTATTTAATGATTCTTTTATTAATTCTAGTGTTACAGGAAATAATGGAGTAGGTGGATCTTATTATTCTGAACCTAAATACTTAAATAGTATTTCCAATATTTTGAGAATTAACTCAAGTGTTAATGGTGTTTTGGAAAGTAATATTTATCCTGCTGATTATGATGGAAAGTACTCTAATGAAGTTGTAGTGTATGTTTCTGTTAATGGTAATGATGAAAATGGTAACGGGTCTTTTAATAATCCTTATGCTACAATAGCTAATGCAATTGCTAAATCAGCGGGTAATGTATATAACTTGAAAGTGTATTTGTTAGATGGAGTTTATAGTGGAGCAGGCAATACTAATATCAGTTTGCCAAGTAGTATGAATATTCAAATTGCAGGTATTGGTTCTAAAGTCATAATTGATGGAAGTGGTTCTAATTGGTTTGCAGCTAATGAAAGATCAATTTCCGGATTTAAATATGTTTTATCTAATTTAAATTTAATTAATTTTAAAGCTAAAAGCACAGGATATAAAAAAGAAAATAATATTGGGGTTATTTCTAATTATGCAGATTTAACTATTGATAATTGTATTTTTAAAAATATTATAGGTTCTTCAATATCCAATTATGATTTGGCTAATTTAAAGGTTATTAGTTCATCATTTGTAGATTCAAAACACTTGGGATTCTATGGTGGTGTTTTATTTAATTATGATGCTAATGCAAGATTTTATAATTGTATTGTAAATAATTATTCTTCAACAGATATTTTTTATTCTACAGCAGTTAATACAGAAAATGTTTATTTGGAGTTTTTTAATTCAACATTTAAAAATTTAAAAAGCTTTGATTCCAGATGTAAGTTTTTAGGAGCAAGTAATACAAATGTTACTATGAGTTATGTTAATTATGCAGATAATGATTGCAATTTTGCAGTTGCTTATGATAAATCCTTTGTGAAAATAGATAATTCTGTATTTAAAAATAGTAACTGGTTAAGCGGGTCTGTTAATGGAATGATATGGGATGTTTGTAATTCTTCTTTTATAAATATAAACTCTTTAACTTTCAGTTCAATTAATGATTATAAAAGTAATTTTAATGGATGTTTGTTTGATGGAGGAAATGTGGAATTTAGAGGAAATACCATAACTGTTGGAAATTCAAGTTTTTATAATAATAAAGTAATCATTGTTAATAATGATAATCAGAAGGGAAATTTAGATTTTAATTATAATTATTGGAATAATAACAATCCTAAAAATATGATTGATACAACTGCAAATGTTAAATTAAATTATTGGATTGTTAAACATTTATCTGCAGAAAACTTATTTAATGATAGCTATAAAGTAGTTATTTCTTATAAATTATTTGATGGAAGTAATTATAAAAATTATGATGTTAGATATGTTCCGGTAAAACCGGTTAGATTTATTTTAATAACTTCCAAAGGAAGTAATTCTTTAGATTCTGGTACATTGATTAATGATATCTTTGAATTTATTAATACGGCTAATGATGATAGAAATGTAGTGGTTAGCTTTACAGATAATACTAAATTAAATATAACTCTTTATAATCAGCATAAAGTAGATACTAATATAGATTTATCTCAAAAAACAGCTAAAATAGGGGACATAGTTGAAATTAATGTAAATATTAAGGATAATAAAACAGGATTGGCAGTTGATTTCGGTATTGTTGAAATTTATTTAAATAATAAATTAATAAGTTCAAATAATGTTACTGGATTAGCTATCAGTAAATCTATCACAGTTGATGAAAGTAAATCATTTTATAATATTTCAGTTATTTATAAAGGAAATAATAAATATGCAGATTCTTCAAATTCAGCTATATTAAGAATATCTTCAATTCCTCTTGAAACAGTTATTATTTCTAAAGATTTAACTAAATATTATAAAAACGGATCCCAGTTTGATGTTGTCCTTAAAGATGTTTTAGGTAATGTTCTAGTTGGTAAAATAGTTAAAATCACAATTAATGGTGTTACTTATAATAAAATAACTAATGATAAAGGAGAAGCCAGATTGTCTATAAACCTTTTCCCAGGTGTTTATAATATAACTGTTTTATTTGAAGATGATGATAATTATGTTAAATCATTAAATACCAATAAAATAGTTGTTTTATCCAAGATAATTACAAAATTTGTAGATAATAATAAATTTATTGTTAAATTGGTAAATGATGATGGAACTCCAAAAACAAATGCTTCATTAGCTATTATTGCAAATGGTGTTCAATATAATCGTATTACTAATGGTAGTGGTGAAGCTAGACTTAATGTTAGATTAAATCCGAATAATTATATTTTTGCTGTAACTGATGGTCAGGAAGTTGTTTCAAGTTCTGTTAATGTTTTATCAACAATTGAAACTAGTGACATATCCATGTTTTATAAAGATGGAACAAGATTTGCAGCTAAATTATATGATTCTAATGGAAAAATTGTATCTAATAAAGAAGTGGCAATTACAGTTAATGGAGTTACTTATAATAAATTAACAGACTCTAATGGTGTTGCTTATTTAAATATAAATCTTAATCCTGGTGTTTATGGTATTTCAGCAAGTTATGATGGAAAAACTGTTTATAATACCATTTCAATTGCAGCTATGCCTGTTACTATAGTTTCATCTAGTATCCATATTCAACAAGGTACTTTTTATAAGGTTAAATTTTCTGATGCTTTGTCAAATCCAATCATCGGACAAAAAGTTGGAATATTTGTTAATGGAGTAATGTATTATCGTGAAACTGATGATTTAGGTGTTGCATCTCTTAAAATTAATCTTAATCCAGGTCATTATATGATAACTTCTGGTTTATTATCTAATGCATATGAAGCTAAAACTATGAATAATATTATAACAGTTAGTGGAGGTTACTTATGA
- a CDS encoding right-handed parallel beta-helix repeat-containing protein: MRFNKCILLVIYAIIAIVVFTPLYAENSNNTIFTSPSDDVIVCDNVYTGNIINITDDNYDDYFDVYSGEMNPESNINDGDRIHIGNVTDKTFVINKQLEITTMHNGDIIKNGYVKLVKGSDGSSVHGLTIINDKAHYVVDGIQSIDLNGIGLFYTNNNYIYNNSVQLAEGRGVFALPMGASSNNKIYKNKFVSTMSTCVPMSECDNNIFDGNYFQSTLANVIYYNPWGHADYFGGHGVCYNNTFSNNYICSLNRNSEWVIGMSLLSNCNVYIINNTIANVYDGISGLGSNSIVKGNTIIGIESLGLSVNSDNLTVENNTFIDMTMAIAVLNDNIVVKNNMITNSSIGIWVSGENASLISNTISLVDGYYAVNVEGENAVIVNNNIKVSNFGEGIRVAKTNTNILNNTIQTAVDSGIYILSSKNIVSGNKISSNLYGVYVDAASEVYYYTRGVLKAFYYVKINQGRLNYNNISDNVINTKSYGIYLVGTVYNTTITYNNITTNAAIGIVENITDPFSNVVRDNIVNGVFLNYSGIVISDDNFYVYFNENGYFKFDNIKSIVLVITKLSNKDMVINQKMTILNGGSVNILSNVTLYLVSGASGTSIKSLNFKNTDKSAIVLNDVNDVTLEQINMMLTSKMKDVFGISINSSNNINIVSNDVYVTGENRLIQGILLSHSNNITINNNSVILEGNKTAKGIVINSVNVSNLVNNTIHIQGNGVFDIVLVDNSNNLNISYNNLIARSTKVVSPLEIINSNNFIMNNNNISAFANLVKSLNFSNNSNILLNSTFINLIGVSKSSATFVNKGLNNVEVINSIIYSNALKLIDGNVILNENKYVIYDGNIETFFDSQGIFSNSLITQKDILLFDNLKLKHYNLIFNQVVTLDSYYKTSVIDATLNFNSKSSNSTIRNLNFDLVGNTAFNLNFARNITIENVNINLISSKDVSAIIITGESFDNLINNNTINMKGSASLTGITIYNYYDGYYGLSPKNNIISNNNIIIDSTKYVIGIYVAMADNTIIMDNNIKLTAGNIAYGVYNIYSHDFKVFMSTIWTANTKIIRNFIDAKGSIVCLINSIEAKNTLVDSNILIATADGGSYGYFGYKTSGDIIRYNDFTINGTLNNRPLAPNVGQTGIYLSSGSSNVLILENSIISNYTSGNEYAIYVDADSNKISIVDNYLISDNWNRYSDNAIYAPSANLTNNELYYVYVSPDGSDELGNGSINNPFRTIKHALSKVINKGIVYVIAGKYIESNIIISKVVNIKGLGDVIVNCEGSLFNITKSGSLKVYNIKFMNAYSVSGSTFCNLGKLYLENVSIINSTALTYGGAIVNYGELVIVNSIFSLNKAKNGGVIANYNKLDIKSSNFTNNSCYIKGSGGAIYNLGKGTLTIDNCNFADNKVDAEYLLEEDDFGVRLGSGGAIYNRGDLYIYNSNFTSNRAFNWGGAIVSITDVKKHNLKIINSIFDKNTCFAGGGGAIFIANANVNIANSSFTSNEIGGDSGGALYFTKSNAKIYNSTFFKNSASYSGGAIDAWKSNITMDLCNITDNNAEHGGAIVFYGERVGNHVTGTLNIYNSTIHNNKGFYTGGAFYVMDLNMNVKNSNIYNNFGGDGKNSLSVNIFYPIKPVNNIDLNGNWWGSNNGPGEDVWLNAQYYREWVKNKITWSTISHPNQDNNPNNPGNNPRPGQSTNNPIIGPNTGGSLTSGSNSGGFGTGIGSGTGNGFGNGNGRGSGSGSSNGGSSGNNGGILGSGTGFNGTVYSNQGSLGDLGSSSSSGAGGSDAGSAAQSSNMMYELNKNVKKVLSDDNFMYGIVVLAIILLLIIFGYKRNSKKEDE, translated from the coding sequence ATGAGGTTTAATAAATGTATATTATTAGTAATATATGCAATTATAGCTATTGTAGTATTCACACCATTATATGCTGAAAATAGTAATAATACTATATTTACTTCACCAAGTGATGATGTTATTGTATGTGATAATGTTTATACTGGTAATATAATTAATATTACTGATGATAATTATGATGATTATTTTGATGTTTATTCAGGTGAGATGAATCCCGAGTCTAATATCAATGATGGAGATAGAATACATATTGGTAATGTTACAGATAAAACATTTGTTATCAATAAACAACTAGAAATCACTACTATGCATAATGGTGATATTATTAAAAATGGTTATGTTAAGCTAGTTAAAGGTAGTGATGGTTCTAGTGTTCATGGATTAACTATTATTAATGATAAAGCACATTATGTTGTTGATGGTATACAAAGTATTGATTTAAATGGTATTGGTTTATTCTATACAAATAACAATTATATCTATAATAACTCAGTTCAATTAGCAGAAGGTAGGGGTGTATTTGCATTACCGATGGGTGCATCATCTAATAATAAAATATATAAAAATAAATTTGTAAGTACAATGAGTACTTGTGTACCTATGAGTGAATGTGATAATAATATATTTGATGGTAATTATTTCCAATCTACTTTAGCTAATGTAATCTACTATAATCCATGGGGTCATGCGGATTATTTTGGTGGTCATGGTGTATGTTATAATAATACATTTAGTAATAATTATATATGTTCTTTAAATAGGAACTCTGAATGGGTTATAGGTATGTCTCTTTTAAGTAATTGTAATGTATATATTATAAATAATACTATTGCTAATGTTTATGATGGTATTAGTGGTTTAGGTTCAAACTCTATAGTAAAAGGGAATACTATAATAGGCATAGAAAGTTTAGGTTTATCTGTTAATAGTGATAATTTAACTGTTGAGAACAATACATTCATAGATATGACTATGGCTATAGCTGTATTGAATGATAATATTGTTGTTAAGAATAATATGATAACAAATTCTTCAATTGGAATTTGGGTATCTGGGGAAAATGCGTCTTTAATATCTAATACTATTAGTTTAGTTGATGGGTATTATGCAGTTAATGTTGAAGGTGAAAATGCAGTAATAGTAAATAATAATATTAAAGTGAGTAATTTTGGTGAAGGGATTAGAGTAGCTAAAACTAATACTAATATATTAAATAATACTATTCAAACAGCTGTTGATTCTGGAATTTATATATTATCTTCTAAAAATATTGTTAGTGGAAATAAAATATCTTCTAATTTGTATGGAGTTTATGTTGATGCAGCATCTGAAGTATATTATTATACTCGTGGTGTATTAAAAGCTTTTTATTATGTAAAAATTAATCAAGGTAGATTAAATTATAATAATATTAGTGATAATGTTATCAATACTAAGTCATATGGGATTTATTTAGTGGGAACTGTTTATAATACTACTATTACATATAATAATATTACTACAAATGCTGCAATTGGTATTGTTGAGAATATTACTGATCCATTTTCAAATGTTGTTAGGGATAATATTGTTAATGGTGTGTTTTTGAATTATAGTGGTATAGTTATTAGTGATGATAATTTCTATGTCTATTTTAATGAGAATGGATATTTTAAATTTGATAATATTAAGTCTATTGTTTTAGTAATTACAAAGCTTTCTAATAAGGATATGGTAATTAATCAGAAAATGACTATATTAAATGGTGGATCAGTTAATATATTATCTAATGTTACTTTATATTTAGTATCTGGAGCAAGTGGAACTTCAATTAAGTCACTAAACTTTAAAAACACAGATAAAAGTGCAATTGTTTTAAATGATGTAAATGATGTGACTTTAGAACAAATTAATATGATGTTAACTTCTAAAATGAAAGATGTTTTTGGAATTTCTATAAATTCATCAAACAACATCAATATTGTATCAAATGATGTATATGTCACAGGTGAAAATAGACTAATTCAGGGTATTTTACTTAGTCATTCAAATAATATCACAATTAATAATAATAGTGTAATTTTAGAAGGAAATAAAACAGCTAAGGGAATTGTTATAAATTCAGTAAATGTATCTAATTTAGTTAACAATACTATTCATATTCAGGGAAATGGAGTATTTGACATTGTTTTAGTTGATAATTCTAATAATTTAAATATCTCATATAACAATTTAATAGCCAGATCTACTAAAGTTGTTTCTCCATTAGAAATAATTAATTCTAATAATTTTATTATGAATAACAATAATATTAGTGCATTTGCTAATTTGGTAAAATCTTTGAATTTCTCAAATAATAGTAATATTTTGTTAAATTCTACTTTCATTAATTTAATTGGAGTATCTAAAAGCAGTGCAACTTTTGTTAATAAAGGTTTAAATAATGTTGAAGTAATAAATTCTATAATTTATTCAAATGCTTTAAAGTTAATTGATGGAAACGTAATTTTAAATGAAAATAAATATGTAATTTATGATGGAAATATTGAAACATTCTTTGATTCACAGGGAATATTTAGTAACTCATTAATAACTCAAAAAGACATTTTACTTTTTGATAATTTAAAATTAAAACATTATAATTTAATTTTTAATCAAGTAGTTACTTTAGATTCTTATTATAAAACTTCAGTAATTGATGCAACTTTAAATTTTAATTCAAAATCAAGTAATTCAACTATTAGAAATTTAAATTTTGATTTAGTTGGGAATACAGCATTTAATTTGAATTTTGCAAGAAACATTACTATTGAAAATGTTAATATTAATTTAATATCTTCTAAGGATGTTTCAGCTATTATAATAACTGGTGAAAGTTTTGACAATTTAATTAATAACAATACTATTAATATGAAAGGTAGTGCTTCATTAACAGGAATTACTATTTATAATTATTATGATGGATATTATGGATTAAGTCCTAAAAACAATATAATTTCAAATAATAATATTATAATTGATTCAACTAAATATGTAATTGGTATTTATGTTGCAATGGCAGATAATACAATTATAATGGATAATAATATAAAATTAACTGCAGGTAATATTGCATATGGTGTTTATAATATTTATTCTCATGATTTCAAAGTATTTATGAGTACTATTTGGACTGCAAATACAAAAATTATTCGTAATTTTATTGATGCAAAAGGTTCAATTGTCTGTTTAATTAACTCAATTGAAGCTAAAAATACCTTAGTTGATAGTAATATATTAATCGCTACAGCTGATGGTGGTTCTTATGGTTACTTTGGATATAAAACATCTGGAGATATAATAAGGTATAATGATTTCACAATAAATGGAACTTTAAATAATAGGCCATTAGCACCTAATGTAGGTCAAACTGGTATTTATTTATCAAGTGGTTCTTCTAATGTATTGATTTTAGAAAATAGTATTATCTCTAATTATACTTCTGGAAATGAATATGCAATTTATGTAGATGCAGATTCTAATAAAATTTCAATTGTTGACAATTATTTAATTAGTGATAATTGGAACAGATACTCTGATAATGCGATATATGCACCATCAGCTAATTTAACTAATAATGAACTTTATTATGTTTATGTATCACCTGATGGTAGTGATGAATTAGGTAATGGATCTATTAACAATCCATTTAGAACAATAAAACATGCTTTAAGTAAGGTAATTAATAAAGGAATAGTTTATGTAATTGCAGGTAAATATATTGAATCTAATATTATTATTTCAAAAGTAGTTAATATTAAGGGATTAGGTGATGTTATTGTTAATTGTGAAGGTAGTCTATTTAATATTACAAAATCTGGTTCATTAAAAGTATATAATATTAAATTTATGAATGCATATTCAGTTTCTGGTTCAACATTTTGCAATTTAGGAAAATTATACTTAGAAAATGTTTCAATAATAAATTCTACAGCTTTAACTTATGGTGGAGCTATTGTAAATTATGGAGAATTAGTTATAGTAAATTCTATATTTTCACTAAATAAAGCGAAAAATGGCGGGGTTATAGCTAATTATAATAAATTAGATATTAAATCATCAAATTTCACTAATAATAGTTGTTATATTAAAGGTTCTGGAGGAGCGATTTATAATTTAGGAAAAGGCACTCTTACTATTGATAACTGTAATTTTGCTGATAATAAAGTTGATGCAGAATATCTTCTTGAAGAAGATGATTTTGGTGTTCGTTTAGGTTCCGGAGGAGCTATCTACAACCGTGGAGATTTATATATTTATAATTCAAATTTCACATCTAATAGAGCATTTAATTGGGGTGGAGCTATTGTAAGTATCACTGATGTTAAAAAACATAATCTTAAAATAATTAACTCCATATTTGATAAAAATACCTGTTTTGCAGGTGGTGGGGGAGCTATATTTATTGCAAATGCTAATGTAAATATTGCTAATTCTTCATTTACATCAAATGAAATTGGAGGTGATAGTGGTGGAGCATTGTATTTCACAAAATCCAATGCTAAAATTTATAATTCCACATTCTTTAAAAACTCTGCAAGTTATAGTGGAGGTGCAATAGACGCCTGGAAATCAAATATAACTATGGATTTATGTAATATAACAGATAATAATGCTGAACATGGTGGAGCTATAGTTTTCTATGGTGAACGTGTTGGAAATCATGTTACTGGTACTTTAAATATTTATAATTCGACAATTCATAATAATAAAGGATTTTATACTGGTGGGGCGTTTTATGTTATGGATTTAAATATGAATGTTAAAAATTCTAATATTTATAATAATTTTGGCGGAGATGGTAAAAATTCCCTTTCAGTTAACATATTTTACCCTATAAAACCAGTTAATAATATAGATTTAAATGGTAATTGGTGGGGTAGTAATAATGGTCCTGGAGAAGATGTATGGTTAAATGCGCAATATTATAGGGAATGGGTTAAAAATAAAATTACTTGGTCTACTATTAGTCATCCAAATCAGGATAATAATCCAAACAATCCTGGAAATAATCCAAGACCTGGTCAATCAACTAATAATCCAATTATTGGTCCGAATACTGGCGGATCATTAACATCAGGTTCAAATTCTGGTGGTTTTGGAACAGGTATAGGTTCTGGTACTGGAAATGGTTTTGGTAATGGTAATGGTAGAGGTTCTGGAAGTGGAAGTTCTAATGGTGGAAGCTCTGGAAATAATGGTGGAATATTAGGTTCAGGAACTGGATTTAATGGAACTGTTTACTCAAACCAAGGTTCACTAGGTGATCTGGGATCTTCTTCCAGTTCCGGTGCTGGTGGAAGTGATGCAGGTTCTGCAGCCCAATCATCAAACATGATGTATGAACTTAATAAAAATGTTAAAAAAGTATTATCTGATGATAATTTTATGTATGGTATTGTAGTTTTAGCAATAATTTTGTTATTAATAATATTTGGATATAAACGTAATTCTAAAAAGGAGGATGAATAA